From Chryseobacterium joostei, the proteins below share one genomic window:
- a CDS encoding DUF58 domain-containing protein, whose protein sequence is MQIKDIVKKVKQIEIRTRKKTEATLMGQYHSAFKGQGMTFSEVRPYQFGDEIRRIDWNKTARFREPFVKVMEEERELTMMILVDISASMDYGTKVQLKREYVAEIAASLGFSAAGNNDKVGLILFADKVYKVIPPQKGRKHILSIISNILTADYVPAESKIDKAMEYMMGIFKRKSLVFLFSDFEDEYDSKMLRVAAKKHQLLGMRIYDEKDNEIPDVGYTLLYDAETGKQIWANTSSARWRYTFAEAQKKKLRALEEDFANSSASFMNINTGSDYSKLLYNYFQKK, encoded by the coding sequence ATGCAGATAAAAGATATTGTAAAAAAAGTAAAGCAGATAGAAATCCGTACCAGAAAAAAGACGGAGGCTACTTTAATGGGACAATATCACAGTGCCTTTAAAGGGCAGGGAATGACATTTTCCGAAGTCCGTCCCTATCAGTTTGGTGACGAGATTAGAAGAATCGATTGGAATAAAACAGCACGTTTCCGGGAACCATTCGTTAAGGTAATGGAAGAAGAAAGAGAACTTACCATGATGATTTTGGTAGATATCTCCGCTTCTATGGACTACGGAACAAAGGTTCAGCTGAAAAGAGAATATGTAGCAGAAATTGCTGCCAGTTTAGGATTTTCAGCAGCAGGCAATAATGATAAGGTTGGGCTGATCCTTTTTGCAGATAAAGTATATAAAGTGATTCCACCTCAAAAAGGAAGAAAGCATATTCTTTCAATTATCAGTAATATTCTGACTGCAGATTATGTTCCGGCTGAATCCAAAATAGACAAAGCCATGGAATATATGATGGGGATCTTTAAAAGAAAATCATTGGTATTTCTGTTTTCAGATTTTGAGGATGAATATGACTCCAAAATGCTGAGAGTAGCAGCCAAAAAACATCAACTGCTGGGAATGAGGATTTATGATGAAAAAGACAACGAAATTCCTGATGTAGGATATACATTATTATACGATGCAGAAACAGGAAAACAAATATGGGCAAATACTTCCAGTGCAAGATGGAGATACACTTTTGCTGAAGCTCAAAAAAAGAAGCTAAGAGCATTAGAAGAAGATTTTGCCAACAGTTCGGCCAGTTTTATGAATATTAATACAGGCTCGGATTACTCAAAATTATTATATAATTATTTTCAGAAAAAATAA
- a CDS encoding GNAT family N-acetyltransferase, giving the protein MNDVIIRKAIQEDCASMLELIKELAEYEKALHEVTVTLDDFIEDGFGKSPVWGAFVAEFNGEVVGISLYYDRYSTWKGRRLYLEDLVVTERMRGKQIGKLLFEATLEHGKSNGYNGMVFQVLNWNEPAINFYKKYSPKFDDEWLNVSIEFKA; this is encoded by the coding sequence ATGAACGATGTTATTATTAGAAAAGCCATTCAGGAAGACTGCGCTTCAATGCTGGAATTAATTAAGGAGCTGGCAGAATATGAAAAAGCATTGCATGAAGTAACCGTAACACTGGATGATTTTATTGAAGATGGATTTGGGAAATCGCCTGTTTGGGGTGCCTTTGTTGCTGAGTTCAATGGTGAGGTTGTAGGGATTTCATTGTATTATGACAGATATTCAACCTGGAAAGGAAGAAGATTGTATCTTGAAGATTTGGTGGTAACCGAAAGGATGAGAGGAAAACAGATTGGAAAACTCTTATTTGAGGCTACATTGGAGCATGGAAAATCCAATGGATACAATGGAATGGTATTTCAGGTATTGAACTGGAATGAGCCGGCCATTAATTTCTATAAAAAATACAGTCCAAAGTTTGATGATGAATGGTTGAATGTATCCATTGAGTTCAAAGCTTAA
- a CDS encoding AAA family ATPase, with product MSDIHQAEDIRQLTEKVKEKNYLFSLLRQEINKVIIGQEYMIDRLLIGLLGNGHVLLEGVPGLAKTLAIKTLADAVHGEFSRIQFTPDLLPADVVGTMIFNIKDNDFSIKKGPVFANFVLADEINRAPAKVQSALLEVMQEKQVTIGDETMKLPKPFLVLATQNPIDQEGTYLLPEAQSDRFMLKCTIDYPSFEDERKVMRMVSTSHQPTVNPVISLQDIVEAKEIINQIYLDEKIEKYILDMVFATRYPENYGLSELKNYISFGASPRASINLAIASRAYAFLKGRAFVIPEDVKALAKDVLRHRMGLTFEAEAEEISTEEIINRILAKIQAP from the coding sequence ATGTCAGATATACATCAAGCAGAAGATATTCGTCAATTGACGGAAAAAGTAAAAGAAAAAAACTATTTATTTTCTCTTCTGAGACAAGAAATCAATAAGGTTATCATTGGACAGGAATACATGATAGACCGCCTTTTGATAGGGCTTCTAGGAAATGGTCATGTACTATTAGAGGGAGTTCCCGGGCTGGCAAAAACCTTAGCCATTAAAACATTGGCAGATGCTGTTCATGGCGAGTTCTCAAGAATTCAGTTTACACCGGATTTGCTTCCTGCAGATGTGGTGGGAACAATGATCTTTAATATCAAAGACAACGATTTTTCTATAAAAAAAGGTCCTGTATTTGCAAACTTTGTACTTGCGGATGAAATCAACCGTGCTCCGGCAAAGGTGCAGTCTGCACTTTTGGAAGTAATGCAGGAAAAGCAGGTGACCATAGGTGATGAAACCATGAAGCTTCCAAAACCGTTTTTGGTACTGGCAACACAGAACCCAATTGATCAGGAGGGAACTTATCTTTTGCCGGAAGCACAGAGTGACCGTTTCATGCTGAAGTGTACCATAGATTATCCCTCTTTCGAAGATGAAAGAAAGGTAATGAGAATGGTTTCCACATCACATCAGCCTACTGTAAACCCCGTGATTTCACTTCAGGATATTGTAGAGGCTAAGGAAATAATTAACCAGATCTATCTGGATGAAAAAATAGAAAAATATATTCTGGATATGGTTTTTGCAACCCGTTATCCGGAAAACTACGGACTTTCTGAGCTTAAAAATTATATCAGTTTTGGTGCTTCTCCAAGGGCTTCTATTAACCTTGCTATTGCTTCAAGAGCATATGCATTCTTAAAAGGAAGAGCCTTTGTTATTCCTGAAGATGTAAAAGCATTGGCTAAAGATGTATTAAGACACAGAATGGGCTTAACCTTTGAAGCGGAAGCAGAAGAAATATCAACAGAAGAGATTATCAATAGAATTTTAGCTAAAATCCAAGCACCATAA